The genomic DNA GACTGCGTGGTGATGACGGTCGGTCGGTCTGCTGCCGGACGGCTGTCGTCATGCATGCCGAATCTTCCGGCGTACATTTTGTTGAACTTTGCGTAGCCGTACCATGCTTCATCGAAGTGGATGGTGTTGACGGTCTTGCCAAGAAGGTCTTCGGCATGGACTGCGTCGTAACAGACACCATCATACGTGGAGTTGGTGACAACTGCCACGACCGGAGTTTTGTTCTCGGCTTTGGATCCAAGCGGGTGTTCGGCAAGTTTCTTTGCAAGATTTTTCGGATCCATCTCGCGTTCCGGGATGGGCCCTAAGATTCCGTACCGGTTTCTGGTTGGAATCATGTAAACCGGAATGCCATGGTCAAGGGTGAACGCCTGTTCGAGAGATTTGTGACAGTTTCTGTCAACAAACACGACTTCCTTTGGGGCGACTATTGCTCCCTGGACGACACGGTTTGAGGTGGAGGTGCCGTTCGTGACAAAGAAGGTCATGTCGGCGCCAAAAACTTTTGCAGCATACTCTTCTGCTTCACCGATCGGACCTGAGTGGTCAAGCAGACTGCCGAGTTCGCCGACCGAGATGGAAAGGTCAGAGCGGAAGGTCTGTTCTCCGTAGAATTCGTAGAAAAGTTTGCCGATCGGGGATTTGAGGAACGCAGTTCCTGCGGTATGGCCCGGGGTGTGCCAGGAGTACTCAAAGTCTTCGGAGAAGTCCATGAGTGCGCCAAACATCGGCGGAAGAATTGCTTTGCGATATTTGCGGGATGCGGATTTGACTCTTCCTGCGATGAACTCGGGAGTGTCTCCGAGAATCCATGCGTACTCGTCGATGGTGGAGAAGACGTCAAGCGGAAGCGAGGCGAGGTCTCCGGGTTCGGTGAGCAGAAAAATGCTGACGTATTTATTATGTTCCCGGATGAGTTTGATCAGATCTTTGGCACTCTGTGCTTTCCAGTCGATCATTACGCAGTCTGCCATTGCGCCATTTGCAATGAATCCGTCCTTGAGTCCTTCAAAGGTTTCGACACAGATCACGTTCATTTCATCATTTTTCAGATGATCAATGAGTGCCTGCATGTTACGTGCAAAGGCACTGCCGGATTTTGTGTCGGCCCCGATTATCAGGACGGACAGAGTATCTGTTGGTTCCATAGTTTTCACCTGTGATTTTACAACGTTTCTGGTTGTATGCTGAACTATTCTCTTTGTGTTAATAAAACCATATCAATCGTGACAAATTATGATGAATTTTTTGTTACATTGGATATATTTATATAAAAATTTCAGATATCATGCTGTATTTTTTGTCACGATGCATTGACATATATAGGGGTCAGCAGTGTTTGTACGGATTATTTTTTTGGAGAATGGAGGAATTCGTTTTTTTGTGAGATGATATTCTCTTCCGCGCAGAATCGGGAGTTTTTTTGCAGGAAAAAATGATTTTCGTCTGCGAGGGTCTTTGGCACTTCGTGACCCCTGGATGCAGGAAGGAGTTACTATTTAATTTCACCAATCGAATGATTATCCTACGAATGAATCTGGTGTCTCCGCCGTTTTCTCTTGCTGATATTCCGCACAGCCCTGGCTGTTATCTTTACAAAGACAGCACAGGGAGGATCATTTATGTGGGCAAGGCGAAGGATCTGCGAAAACGGGTGTCGTCCTACTTTCAGAAACGGGATCATGATCCAAAGACGCAGAAGCTGGTGCAAACGATTGCGGATGTGGAGTATATTGTTACCCGGACTGATGAGGAGGCGTATCTTCTGGAGAACAGCCTCATCAAGCGTCATCAGCCGAAGTATAATATCGATCTGCGGGATGCGAAGAGCTATGCATATATTGAGCTGACGAAGGAGACGTTCCCTCGAATTACGATTGCCAGAAAGGCGAAGGGTGCGGGACAGTTTTTCGGGCCGTTTGTTTCGGGGAAGGAACGGGATTATGTGATGACCGTGGTCAAAAAAACGTTTCGTCTTCGGTCCTGCAAGAGTATGCCAAGGAATCATCGTGCGTGTCTGCGGTTTCATATCGGAAACTGTACCGGCCCCTGTGCCGGACATGTGAGTGCCGAGGGCTACGCTCTCCAGTGTTCGCAGGCCGAGGCGGTGCTGAAAGGAAAGACTGCGGAGCTGATCGGTTCTCTGACTTCCGAGATGAATCAGTATGCGGATGCTATGGAGTTTGAGGCTGCGATGCGGTGCCGGGATGTGATTACTGCGGTGACGCATCTTTCGTCACGGCAGTATGTGTCGCGACAGAAGGATTATGATGAGGATGTGATTCATTTTATTGTTTCTGAGGGGACGGTGTTTCTGATGGTGTTCCATGTGTATAAGGGGACGCTCGGGGGACGCGAGGAGTTTATTTTCGAGGAGTCGGATGGGTTTTTCGAGGAGTTTCTGGTACAGTTTTACTCGGACCATCCTGCTCCAAGGGAGGTGATTGTGCCAGAAGCTGTGGATGAGGGGCTTGCTTTGTATCTTGGAACGATTGCGAAAAGAAAGGTGGTTGTGACGGTGCCAAAGATCGGGGAGAAGGCGAAGCTGCTGGAGCTTGCGAAGAAGAATATCGAGACGGTGCACTTCGGTGATGAGATTCGGGTGGAGGAGCTGCGAAAGGCTCTGCATCTTGCGGATGCTCCGCGGGTGATTGAGTGTTTTGATATTTCGCATCTGTCAGGGACCGATACGGTTGCCTCGATGGTGCAGTTCCGAAACGGTCGGCCTGATAAGAAGAACTACCGGAGGTTTCGGATTAAGACGGTTGACGGTATTGATGATTTTTCGTCGATGGCTGAGGTTGTGCGAAGGCGGTACTCGCGGCTGGTTTCTGAGGAGAAGGAGCTGCCTGATCTGATTTTAATCGATGGAGGAAAAGGGCAGTTGTCGTCTGCGAAGCGGGTGTTGGATGAGCTGGAGGTTGATGTGCCGGTGATTTCTCTGGCGAAGAGTGAGGAGGAGGTGTTTGTGTCAGGTGTTCCGTTCCCGCTGCCGTTTGGAAAGAAGACGCGGGCGAATATGTATCTGCAGGAGGTTCGTGATGAGGCGCATCGGTTTGCGGTGACGTATAATCGGTTGCTGAGGAAAAAGCGGGTGTGTGGGTGAGTAGAGGGGGAGGGTAACTTCTCAATGGTCAGGCAGTCTTATGGTAGATATTTGGTGTTCGGGTTGGTGATTTTCAATCAACATCTTTTCAAAGTAGCATCGGAGAATTATCCAAAATGGTTCTATTACTCTTGAGTACAATATCATCTCTCTGAATTCCAAGGAATTGGGTCTGATAAAGCAATTACCATGGAGCACATTCAGAGAAAATATTTAATGTTTAAAGAGCTCCAAAGTATCGGTTCCGTCCTCTGAATTATTGGAGAGAGTGAATCTGGTAATGGGATCACTTTGGAACAGAGAATGAATAATAAATGCGATAATATATTTCTTTCTAATTATGGAAATTCATTATTACCAAAATGAATGGATAATACTATAGAACTTGATTAGGGGTTGAAAAACATCATATGATAACATGGATCATGAAACGGATTACAAAACTGCTGGATAGAGATCTCGAAGGTATTGATGAAAAAAACTTACTCGATGAAGTGAAAAAACAGAGAGACACATTCTTTTTCCTTGTAGTGCTACTGTTGTGTCTACTCGTAATTTTTCTTACCGTATCGACATATTTGAACGAGGTCCCTGAATCACAAATTGAGAACTATTTCTCCACTCAGTATTCTAATGAATATTATCTGATGGCTGAAGAGGAAATTCAATCAATTCTCGTTAAATCAGAGACTATCCCTGATCCAATTGATAAACTTACAGCAATAGCCACATGGGAAATAGATAATTTTACAAATGATCTCGAATACCTGAAATGGAATAAATCATACAATGGAACACAGAAAATCAACGCTGACTACATCTATGACGAAGACGGAAGAATTCGTGCAGTTAGTGGAAAATATCAGAATGATCCGCATTGGATAGCATATCATAAGATAGGTGCTTGTGGGGAACTTACAGCTCTGTTTGGGTATGTGGTCAATCGTTCTGGTTTTGAGACTCGAAAAGTTTGGGCAGAGTATGCAGATAATTTCCAAAACCATGCATGGGTCGAAGTTAAGATAAATGGGGAATGGATGTATTTTGATCCGACAATTTACTGGAATAACCACTACAACAGAGAGAATATCACTCGGACAGAAAAATGGTACGGATCACTGGATGAACAGAATCTATGGGGAGTTCTGGCATTAGGTGTATATGATAAAGAGACAGGTAAAGATGTGTGCGCAGAAAGATATTATAATATTAACCAGGTGAATAGATGGATTGTTTGGTATTATGATATAACGAGGAAGGCTAATTATTATCTAAATGCATTATTGAATAAGTAATAGAGGTACACGTGCCTGCTACTTTAGTTGCTATCAGACTATATCTACAAATAAACACATAACCATGGAAGAAAAATTAGATCAATATTTGGAAATGATTTCTGCTCAATATGTGGAAAATGAACAGTTGTTATTGGCAAAAATTATTGTCAATGCTGAACATGACCTACAAAGTAGATATGATGTCTTAAGTGAATATTACGAATACAGGCTCCTATTATCCGTACCAAAAGAACTCTATTTATCATGTGTAAACGAAAAAAAAGAACTTGAAGATCAGATTCTCAATGACATCCAAAAATGTTCTCTATCAGACAATAGAGATATTATATCAGTCATGATCTCTATGATCCCTAGTGATGGTGATTGGAGAGAACAAACAGGCTTATTGCTCTCGGAGAATCCTGTTGTATCGCCATCAACCGAAGCAAGACTTTGGGGTGATTCTCCAATACATGTTTTTTTCAGTTATTCCAGTACCAATCTCCCATTAATACGATCAATAAAAGAAAAATTATCTGAAATGGGAATAAACCCCTTTGTTGCTGAGGATGATATTCAGCCATCAGAACGATGGGCAGATGAAATTCGCAGTGCTTTGTCTTCCATGCACATCATGATTGCTTTCCTTACAGAAGATTTTCACCAGAGCATTTGGACAAACCAGGAGATTGGTTTTGCGATTGCCCGTAAAATATCGATAATCCCAGTCGGTTTGGGTGCGAAACCCGAAGGATTTCTCTCCCAGTTCCAAGTCCTTACTTGTGATACAGAACAGATTGCGGATAAATTGTATCATAAATTTTGCCAATTATATCCAGACTGCTCTCAGAAGTTATTCTTGAATCTGGCGTTATACAGATTTGAACATGCAGGGAATTATGAATCGGCAAATAACGCAGCCCGTAGCCTATATTCTCACAAGAATCTTTCTGAAGACATGATAAAGAGGGTTATCAACGCGTACAACTCCAACGATCAGATTCGCGGAGCATACGAGATCATGAAGCCAGCATCAAACTCTCTATCCCAAATCATATCTTATTTACAGGAAGTAACTGGACGAGAATATCACATACATCATGGCATCCTCTCAATAAAAGAGTAATATAGTATTATGGCGAAGATATCATCATGACGAATGAGATCAGAGATGCCCTCTCCTCCTACGATACCACCTCTCTTCACAAAGAGATTGATCTCATTCAAAACTGTATCTCTCGGATGGCTCAAAACTCCTTTTTAATAAAAGGCTGGTCAATTACCCTTATTGTAATTACATGGGCAATACTTGGCAAAGAATCGGGATCCTGTCTATCTCTATTATTATTAATCATTCCCATTCTTGCATTTTGGGGACTTGATGGATATTTTTTGCGGTTGGAGCGAATGTATCGTAAAATGTATGAATGGCTACTTAAAGCTAGAATTGAGGAAAAAAATTTCACCAAACCATACGATTTGAATCCATCTCGATTCCAAACAGATGTTGCATCCTGGCTTAGGGTTGTGTTCTCAAGAACACTTCTTTCGTTCTATCTTACATTGGTTGTAATCGTCATTATTGGTGCAGGAATAATGTTTTGTATTTCATAAGGGAGTTTTCATGAAACGACAAGTCTTTTACAGTTTTCATTATGCAAACGATAGCTGGAGAGTGCAACAGATTCGACACATTGGTGTTTTTGACGGGTCGCCATTGCTCTCTGCAAACAAATGGGAAGAAATTAAACGCACTGGTGAATCCAATGTGAAGAAATGGATAAATGACAATCTCAGGATGCGAAGCTGTACAATTGTTCTCATCGGTGAGGAAACTTCCAACCGAAAATGGGTAAAATACGAAATAGAACAAAGTTGGAGAATGGGTAAGGGCGTAGTCGGACTTTACATTCACAATCTTAAGGATAGTAATGGTAAGGGATCGAACAAAGGTAAAAATCCTTTTCGCGGCATCATTATTGATGGGGTAGATTTGGAAGCAGTTGTACCTGTGTATGATCCTCCAGACACAATTTACTCGTCAGCATATCTCAATATACAAAACAATATTGAAGGATTGGTGGAAAATGGAATTAGTATTAGAAATGCATATGAATCACAAAAATCTCTGGTAGCCTCCAAACCGGTAACATGTGATAATAGTAACATAGTGACTGCCCTTGCTACCGCAAGTGTAGTCATCTTGGCTGGCCTTGCTGTTTATGCTTATCTAAACAAAAGACACGATGGTGCAACAGCATATCATTGTCCGTTCTGTGGTACTCTTGTTCCTGCAAAAAACTCACGATGTCCTGTGTGCCACTCATATTTGAAATATAGATAGTTTTCCGGACGGTCATCAATACTCGTAATTTTATCTAAATCTTTTTTCAAGCTCCACAATCCCCATCACTCCCCCATCCCTCACAGCTCCATAATCCCCATCACTCCCCCTTCCCGCACAGCCCCAACAACCTCCTCCACTCCTCCCCGCACAGCATCACTCAACCCCTCTCCCTCCCCCATCCATCCAGGCTGCACCCCGACAACCACAATTCTCTCCGCAGCATCCGCCAAAAATCGTACCAAATGTGAAAGCGCCATCATATGCGTACCAATCGCAGTATCATGAATCCTCTCCTCAGGAATCCTCCTAACCGATCCTGCCGGAAGCCCCATCTCCGCAGCATCCACAATCACCAATAACTCAGGATGAATCCTGCGAACCAACCCGGTAAAATTTTCCGGCGCCGTTCCGCAGTTGTAGGCAACAGCATCCGGCAGACCTGCTGCAATAATTTTCTCAGCAACAGCAGGCCCTGCTCCGTCATCACCATGCAGAGAATTTCCAACACCGAAAACAACAATCATATCAGAAAAAGAGTGCATCGACCGGGACTCGAACCCGAGTTTAGGCGTTGGCAACGCCTAGTGATAACCACTACACTATCGATGCAAGATTGCACTAACTACAATGACGTCTATGCATTAAAACAATTCGGTTTGTAAATTAAGAGCCGCAGCGTTTGAAAAATAAACTCAGCAGTTCCCTACAACCCTCTCCATAAACAAAAGAATGCGGCTGCAGTACTCACGATCCTTGGAAACATGCAAAAGATCACTTCCCTGTACCACAAAATGATCTCCTGACTCACGCAGCCAGAACTCAGCAGACGCAGGGGCAGCGTCCCGGAGACGCATCAGATTTACTGGCGGCACCTCGCGATCATACGCCGCTGCCGCAAACAACGCCGGACGATCACCGATATGTGCTGCTTGCAGTTTCGGCACTGCTGAATACACCACGTCCCCAAAATTCAGCCACAGAGCCGCACGCACAAACGGCCGTTCAATCTCGCAGAGGAAATCAGGGATCCCATACTCCTTCATCGTATCAGTCACCACATCCTCAAACGACGAGTACGCAGACATCGCAATAAGACCATTCAGATCCTCAAGCATCCCAAACGCCACTATTGCCGCGGCCCCGCCCATCGAAACCCCGTGCAAAACAATCGGCAGTCCCTCATATCTCTCCTGACTTTGCACGTACGAAACCACCGCAGCAACATCCGCCGTCTCCTCGTATCCGAGACACACTTGGCTGCCATCACTCTTCCCGTGCCCGCGAACCTCCAGAAGAACTGATGCATAACCGTTCTCCTCCATCAACTTCGCATGTCCGTAAAACTGCGTCACCGAAGGCTGATGAATTCCCGACAAATAGATGATCACAGCTTTCGGATTTTTTGGCGACACCTCAGAGATCCATACCTGATACCCGTCTTCTGTTGTCAGAAACTGTTCGTTCGAAGAAAGACCAAAATTTTCTGGCGAAAAAATCTGCTGCATCGGAGAATTACTCAGCTCATAACTCACATGTCCTGACGTCATCGCAGAAACAATCATCAGCGGAGGTACCGCGAGAACAAATAAAACAGTCACGACAATAATAATCGCAGCGAAAAAAATTCGCCTGCGTTTTTGATCCATAAAAAAATATTATTTAAAGAAGCCGCGCTTCTTTTTCTTCTCATCTTTTTGTGTCTCAGACTCAGAAGAACTCTTTTCCTTCTTCTCTTCCTTCGGCTCCTTTGCAGGTCTCTCCTTCGGAGCATTTCCTTCCGCTGCTAAGAGCTGCTCATACAACTCCCGCTCTGCTGAAGACAGCTTCTTTGGTGTTGCAATCACAATCCTCACCAACAGATTGCCGAAGTTTCCGCGTCTCCGCACTCCTTCGCCGGGAATCCTCAGACGTGTGCCGTAAGCAATGCCTGACGGAATCTTCAGAGACACCTTCTTCTTATCCAGCGTCTCGATCTCGACCTCGCATCCGAGAGCTGCCTGTGCCGGAGTAATCTCATACTGAGTTACCAGATCATCATCCTCGCGGTCGAACTTTGCGTTTGACGCGACCCGCACCTCAATATAGAGATCCCCGTTTGGCGCTCCATAGTCTCCGGCCTCGCCATAGCCCTCCATCCGAAGCCGCATCCCGGACTCAATGCCCGGCGGCACATGCACGGTAACCTTTCGCCTGACCTTCGTCCGGCCGGTTCCGTTACATTTTTTGCAGGCCGACTCAGGGATTTTTCCGCGCCCGCCACAGTTCGGACAAGGGGCAGCAGTCACCATCTGACCGAAGATAGAGTTTCTCACCTGCTTGATCTGACCGGTTCCGCCGCACTTCGGGCAGGTCGTTGTTTTCTTCGTCGTGCTTCCGGTACCATCACACTCAGGGCACTGCTCGGTGTGCATCACCTCAATTTCTTTCTGCGCACCAAACACCGCATCTTCAAGAGTAATCTGGATACGCATCAGCAGATCATCGCCCTGACGGGGGCCGGACCTGCGTCCTCCTCCCCCCCCGCCAAAGAACGAATCAAAGATGTCGCCGAACCCGGAGAAGTCAGCAGTATATCCACCGCCGCCCGGGCCGCCGTAGCTTCCCTTCGAAGCATTCGCGAAGTTTTCGTGTCCTAACTGATCATACTGGCGGCGCTTTCCATCATCCGACAGAACCGAATACGCCTCATTGATCGACTTGAACTTCTCCTCAGCTCCCGCGTCCTTGCAGACATCAGGGTGATACTTCTTGGCAAGGTTGCGGTATGCCTTTTTGATGTCCGTCTCCGTTGCCGTGCGGGGAACACCCAAAACATCATAGTACGATTCCGAACCCATATGTGGTCACCTGAAAAGAAGGGATTTAGTCCTTCTTTACTTCGTAGTCTGCATCAACCACGTTGTCGTCACTCTTGCCGCAGTCGCCGCTGCAGTCAGGTCCGCATCCTTCGCCAGCCGCACCCTGCTGTGCCTGCTGCTCCTGCTGGACCTTCTGATAGATCTTCGAGGTCACCGCAAACACAACTTCCTGCAGAGCATCCATCTTTGCTTTGAGATCTTCTGCTGGTGCATCATCTTTCGCGAGAACCTCTTTCAGCTCTGCTGCTGCTGCCTCAATCTTCTCCTTGTCCTCGGCATCGATTTTGTCAGCAGTCTCTTTATCGTTCACGAGTTTTTCTGCGGCATAGACAGCGTTGTCCGCATTGTTGCGGAGCTCAATCTCCTCGCGGCGCTTCTTGTCCTCTTCCTCGTACTGCTTTGCATCGTTGACCATCTTCTCGATCTCATCATTCTTGAGATCTTTTCTGCCGGTAATTGTCATCGACTGCTCGTGACCGGTACCGAGATCTTTTGCCGAGACATGGACGATACCGTTTGCATCGATGTCGAACGTAACTTCAATCTGCGGCATTCCGCGTGGTGCCGGAGGGATGCCGGTCAGCTGGAACTTGCCGAGGCTGAAGTTGTCGCGGGCGAACTGACGTTCTCCCTGCACGACATGAATCTCAACAGAGGTCTGGTTATCTGCTGCCGTGCTGAAGATCTGACTTTTTCTCGTTGGGATGGTAGTGTTTCTCTCGATGAGTTTGGTTGCAATGCCGCCGAGAGTCTCAATGCCGAGAGTCAGCGGGGTAACATCGAGAAGGACAACATCCTTGGTCTCTCCGGTAAGGACCGCTCCCTGAACTGCTGCACCAAGAGCAACACACTCGTCAGGGTTGATGTTCTTGTCAGGCTCTTTGCCGAGAAGTTTGCGAACCGTGTCCACAACTGCCGGTACACGGGTCGATCCACCGACGAGAAGCACATGGTTGATGTCGGATGCGTTGAGGTTTGCGTCACGCAGTGCCTGCTTGACCGGCTCGACCGTTTTCTGTACGAGGTCGTCGATCAGCTGCTCGAACTTTGCACGGGTTAAGTCCATGTCAAGGTGTTTGGGTCCTGATGCGTCTGCGGTGATGTAAGGCAGGTTGATGTTTGCCTTTTGCAGGGAGGAAAGTTCGATCTTTGCCTTTTCTGCGGCATCCTTTAACCGCTGGGTGGCGACCGGATCCTTTCTGAGGTCAACGCCTTCCTTCTTCTTGAACTCGTCTGCGAGGTAGTCGATGACTCTCTGGTCGAAGTCGTCGCCGCCGAGACGGTTGTTTCCTGCGGTCGATTTGACTTCAAAGAGTCCGTCGTCGAGTGTGAGGATGGACACATCGAAGGTTCCTCCGCCAAGGTCATAGACAAGAACGGTGATCTCGTTCTCTTTGTCAAGTCCGTAGGCGAGAGCTGATGCTGTCGGCTCGTTGATGATACGGAGGACTTCAAGACCTGCGATCTTTCCTGCATCTTTGGTTGCCTGACGCTGTGCGTCGTTGAAGTATGCGGGAACGGTGATGACTGCCTTCTTGACTTTTTCTCCGAGGTAGGACTCTGCATCGACTTTGAGTTTCTGCAGAATCATTGCGGAAATTTCCTGCGGCGAGTATTTTTTGCCGTCGATGTCGACTGCGTAGTCAGTTCCCATGTGACGTTTGATTGAGCTGATGGTGCGGGTCGGGTTGGTGATTGCCTGACGTTTTGCAACGTTTCCAACAAGACGTTCGCCGTCTTTGGAGAAGCCGACGACTGACGGCGTGGTTCTGAATCCTTCGGAGTTTGCGATAACGATCGGGCTTCCGCCTTCCATGACGGCGAGACAGGAGTTGGTTGTTCCGAGGTCGATACCAATTACTTTGCTGCTGATTTTATCTGCCATTGATTTCACCTGTATAATTTTTTATTGTTTTCCAGCCGAGACTGCAACTTTTGCATGACGGAGAACTTTGTCATGCATGAGGTAGCCGCGTATTGCTTCGTCCACAATCATTCCTTCGGGGATGTCGGAAGGGATGTGGGCAACCGCTTCATGATTGATTGGATCAAACTTTTTTCCTTCGGCATTCATTGGCTCTACACCGTTGCGGGAGAGGACGGAAAGATACAGTTTGTGTATCTGTTCAAGTCCTGCCCGGAGATCTTCGTCACCGCCTTTGAGTGCACGTTCGAAGTTGTCTAAAACGTCAACCATGTCGCGGGCAAATTTTTCGTTTGCATAGCGAACGGTGTTTTCTGCGTCACGCTGGTTTCGTTTTTTGTAATTTTCAAACTCTGCGACGAGACGGAGATACCGATCATTTGCTTCGTCACATTTTTTGGTGAGTTCTGCGATCGGGTCAACCGGAGTCTCTTCAACGGTAGTCACCGGAGTTTCCTGTTCCGCCGGTTTTTGATCTTCCGGGGTTGCTGTTTTTTTCTCCATGGTAATTACCTGAATACTTGTTACGACTAATTATTTGTATTGCGGTTCTATATAAACATTTGTTTTGTGAGATATTATGGATATTTGGCAGTTCGAGAAAAGAAGTTGTTTTGTGAGAATTCGGGGAAGTTCAGGTTTTGATAATAGTTACCAAAGGTAAGGGAGCGCAGAGGGTTTGTTTATGGTTTTGGTTTGCCGACTTCGGCCTCTGGATCTTTTTTGCGGTAGAGTTTTATGAGTTTCCAGCAGAGGAGAATAAGAGCGACTGCTGTTGTGACCGGGAAGAGGAAGCGAAGGCTGCCGCGAAAGATGTTGACATGTTCTGCCGGAATTGTCTGAAGCGGAGAGCCTTCGTATGCATGCATTTTGAGGATGGCGGTGTCGATGATCGGCATGCCGTAGGTTTCAAAGAATGAGCTGAGGAGAACGTCAGTTGCAAATATTGCAAGAAAACAGCAGGTGGCAACTGCTATCCAGAGCCTTTGGATTCTTCGTCCCATGATTTTTTCTCGGTACTGTTTGTGTATAATTGTTCTCGTGGAAAAGGATTTTGTTTGTGAGCGCTGCTCCGCCCACGGAAAAACGGAGCACACGGAAATATCACGGAAAAATAAACATCACGGAGCAGACGTGAACATCACGGAAATGAATTGTTTTTGAAAATATTCGCCACCGCGTAAACTCTATTGAAATAATTATTTTTGGAATCATTATTCATTTCCGTGCTGTTCACGTCTGCTCCGTGATGTTTTTCTGTGAAATTTCCGTGTGTTCCGCTTTTCCGTGGGCGGCTCATAAGTAAACAAAAGTGAACCCCGCGAGGTTTTATCACCGCATGCGTTCAACATTAGTACTGCATGACCGAAACGGCATCCCACAATATGACTGATTACGAGGAAACCTACTCCACGTTT from Methanorbis rubei includes the following:
- the dnaK gene encoding molecular chaperone DnaK, encoding MADKISSKVIGIDLGTTNSCLAVMEGGSPIVIANSEGFRTTPSVVGFSKDGERLVGNVAKRQAITNPTRTISSIKRHMGTDYAVDIDGKKYSPQEISAMILQKLKVDAESYLGEKVKKAVITVPAYFNDAQRQATKDAGKIAGLEVLRIINEPTASALAYGLDKENEITVLVYDLGGGTFDVSILTLDDGLFEVKSTAGNNRLGGDDFDQRVIDYLADEFKKKEGVDLRKDPVATQRLKDAAEKAKIELSSLQKANINLPYITADASGPKHLDMDLTRAKFEQLIDDLVQKTVEPVKQALRDANLNASDINHVLLVGGSTRVPAVVDTVRKLLGKEPDKNINPDECVALGAAVQGAVLTGETKDVVLLDVTPLTLGIETLGGIATKLIERNTTIPTRKSQIFSTAADNQTSVEIHVVQGERQFARDNFSLGKFQLTGIPPAPRGMPQIEVTFDIDANGIVHVSAKDLGTGHEQSMTITGRKDLKNDEIEKMVNDAKQYEEEDKKRREEIELRNNADNAVYAAEKLVNDKETADKIDAEDKEKIEAAAAELKEVLAKDDAPAEDLKAKMDALQEVVFAVTSKIYQKVQQEQQAQQGAAGEGCGPDCSGDCGKSDDNVVDADYEVKKD
- a CDS encoding nucleotide exchange factor GrpE is translated as MEKKTATPEDQKPAEQETPVTTVEETPVDPIAELTKKCDEANDRYLRLVAEFENYKKRNQRDAENTVRYANEKFARDMVDVLDNFERALKGGDEDLRAGLEQIHKLYLSVLSRNGVEPMNAEGKKFDPINHEAVAHIPSDIPEGMIVDEAIRGYLMHDKVLRHAKVAVSAGKQ
- the dnaJ gene encoding molecular chaperone DnaJ, with the protein product MGSESYYDVLGVPRTATETDIKKAYRNLAKKYHPDVCKDAGAEEKFKSINEAYSVLSDDGKRRQYDQLGHENFANASKGSYGGPGGGGYTADFSGFGDIFDSFFGGGGGGRRSGPRQGDDLLMRIQITLEDAVFGAQKEIEVMHTEQCPECDGTGSTTKKTTTCPKCGGTGQIKQVRNSIFGQMVTAAPCPNCGGRGKIPESACKKCNGTGRTKVRRKVTVHVPPGIESGMRLRMEGYGEAGDYGAPNGDLYIEVRVASNAKFDREDDDLVTQYEITPAQAALGCEVEIETLDKKKVSLKIPSGIAYGTRLRIPGEGVRRRGNFGNLLVRIVIATPKKLSSAERELYEQLLAAEGNAPKERPAKEPKEEKKEKSSSESETQKDEKKKKRGFFK